The following proteins are co-located in the Desulfurococcus amylolyticus Z-533 genome:
- a CDS encoding magnesium transporter, whose protein sequence is MIRRFVGSLIPLLALAVGEVIAGLTLRFNIELLLVYPVLMIVIPGLMDLRGDVYGAIGYRLTTALHIGAAEPRLFTRFNIINTLTGYTVSLITSLELCFMGLVLSYMLNLGSMDPVSLVFIVTTSTIIVFLVLNPIVLASVIMLFKKGVDPSGFVAVVVTGVGDALTPLTLILVSLMHQVISFIVKLLFVLGVLASLAISYLYLARIHEDKPVKENAVSSIIASSGSSLGGFFAAISIEGLLSRVPEVLGVLPAFNALIGASMGRLGNMLNIELHVKGSANTRRYRRESLLEAIATFISILAAYTVILATSGPGMFTVSILSITISFILVYSLSAVTTFYLTTISFKHGWDPDNIVFPLMTTFADFAGYLSTLLILGLVI, encoded by the coding sequence GTGATCAGGAGATTCGTTGGCTCGCTAATACCTCTGCTAGCCCTCGCCGTGGGGGAGGTAATAGCCGGGTTGACCCTGAGATTCAATATAGAGTTACTACTAGTGTACCCAGTGTTAATGATTGTGATACCCGGGCTCATGGATCTCCGCGGTGACGTCTACGGTGCCATAGGGTATAGGCTTACAACAGCGCTACATATAGGTGCGGCTGAGCCAAGGTTGTTCACAAGGTTCAACATTATCAACACTCTTACAGGGTACACGGTATCCCTAATTACCTCGCTTGAACTATGCTTCATGGGGCTGGTACTCTCATACATGCTTAACCTCGGCTCCATGGATCCTGTTTCCCTCGTATTCATTGTGACTACGTCGACGATCATTGTTTTCCTAGTGTTAAACCCCATCGTGTTGGCTTCCGTGATAATGTTGTTTAAGAAAGGTGTGGATCCATCAGGCTTCGTCGCCGTGGTTGTCACCGGTGTAGGGGATGCCTTAACCCCTTTAACGCTAATCCTTGTGTCGCTTATGCACCAAGTGATATCATTCATAGTTAAGCTCCTCTTCGTACTAGGCGTGCTTGCATCGCTGGCTATATCATACCTCTACCTGGCCAGGATACATGAGGATAAACCGGTTAAGGAGAACGCTGTCTCATCCATTATAGCTTCCTCGGGAAGCAGCCTGGGAGGCTTTTTTGCAGCCATCAGTATTGAGGGATTGCTTAGCAGGGTCCCTGAGGTCCTCGGTGTTTTACCGGCCTTTAATGCTTTAATAGGGGCCTCCATGGGGCGTCTGGGCAACATGTTAAACATAGAGCTTCATGTGAAAGGCAGTGCTAATACCCGTAGATATCGGCGGGAAAGCCTTCTCGAGGCTATAGCTACATTCATATCGATACTTGCAGCGTACACAGTGATCCTAGCTACTAGTGGCCCAGGGATGTTCACCGTGTCAATTCTCTCAATCACTATATCATTCATACTTGTATACTCGCTCTCAGCTGTTACAACCTTCTACCTCACCACTATCTCGTTTAAGCATGGCTGGGACCCTGATAACATAGTATTTCCCTTGATGACCACGTTCGCTGATTTTGCGGGCTACCTCTCTACACTACTGATACTGGGATTAGTAATCTAA
- a CDS encoding ABC transporter permease, which produces MRELLEIIRAEYMFVYGDIIRRKSAFISLLTYPYMLTVFILGIGYGLGGLNTFTEKTGADPLLFYISGSYMMLSIMAVSDDLLWRPDFDHWMGTLPYVLLSPVKRVYRYVAIPLPRLTLVVLLGSTSIVPVFILLHGVSGLVESLAIIAMTIAASLSFIPVSLLIMGLLYRSTGENWRVLNIVRPLIMILLGVYYPRYMMPWVARLITYLIPSSSIIEAVQRLLASLELDSYSWMLIGLATALTLIYLPIGVRSIVKWEGKLRAAGVKTE; this is translated from the coding sequence ATGAGGGAACTACTTGAGATCATTAGGGCCGAATACATGTTTGTATACGGCGACATCATAAGGAGGAAGAGCGCATTTATATCTCTCCTTACATACCCATACATGCTTACAGTGTTCATACTGGGCATAGGCTATGGATTAGGAGGATTAAATACTTTCACTGAGAAAACCGGTGCAGACCCCCTCCTCTTCTATATCTCTGGTAGCTATATGATGCTGAGCATCATGGCTGTAAGCGATGACCTGCTATGGCGCCCGGACTTCGACCATTGGATGGGCACGCTACCCTATGTGCTCTTATCACCTGTTAAAAGAGTATACAGGTACGTAGCGATCCCACTGCCCCGTTTAACACTAGTGGTGCTCCTGGGCTCAACCAGTATTGTACCAGTATTCATACTCCTTCACGGTGTCTCCGGGCTCGTCGAGAGCCTCGCTATAATAGCCATGACTATAGCGGCATCCCTATCCTTTATACCGGTCTCCCTGCTAATAATGGGGTTACTGTATAGATCCACAGGTGAGAACTGGAGAGTACTCAACATCGTGAGGCCCCTCATAATGATACTGCTGGGAGTCTACTATCCCAGGTACATGATGCCCTGGGTAGCCCGTTTAATAACCTACCTGATCCCATCGAGCAGTATTATTGAGGCTGTGCAGAGGCTCCTGGCCAGTCTTGAGCTCGACTCCTACTCCTGGATGCTTATAGGGCTTGCAACAGCTCTCACATTGATCTACCTGCCTATAGGTGTTAGAAGCATTGTTAAATGGGAGGGCAAGCTCCGTGCAGCAGGGGTGAAGACGGAGTGA
- a CDS encoding ATP-binding cassette domain-containing protein: protein MSDNKHVIILRDVWFRYPRSGWVLKGVNLYVRKGESILVIGGTGSGKSTMARVLNGSALWIYNGELKGDVIVDGFKVREDSNPWVLARKIHVVGQNPYMYFINPLLREDLEFYAYSLYEDDEIAERALWKAVESVSARELLDKYFFELSGGQARRALVAKSMIADPEVIVFDEPLMWLDDKGVNEFLKLAEALRFMGKTLVFMEHRFMPLLSVVDKVYVMRNGVLEDRTIDVYRLKHETYPEAATTYNVSVNKGDPVTVLKAENVWYRVNGLNLLKGVDLTVSKGDLLYIYGENGSGKTTLLRILAGYLKPVKGRVWKSGEAVYVPQNIHMFYTEESITREIEGICRSSRSKRECIEKGLRITAGLNVDPSQPAFNLSHGQMVKLAVSLAGLREEVDIVLLDEPFSGLTYVDRVKLVNSLIGLGKAVVIAVSSSDILGYPPGSKTYRLENGVLQRSEAKGSTVASYASIAAGLLGDAV, encoded by the coding sequence ATGAGTGATAACAAGCATGTGATAATACTTAGAGACGTGTGGTTCAGGTACCCGAGGAGTGGCTGGGTTTTAAAAGGAGTAAACCTCTACGTGCGTAAAGGGGAAAGCATACTCGTGATAGGCGGCACCGGCTCCGGGAAATCCACCATGGCTAGAGTACTCAACGGCTCAGCCCTCTGGATATATAATGGTGAGTTAAAAGGCGATGTAATCGTAGACGGCTTCAAAGTACGTGAGGACAGCAATCCATGGGTGTTGGCCAGGAAGATACACGTGGTTGGGCAGAATCCCTACATGTACTTCATTAATCCATTGTTGAGGGAAGACCTTGAATTTTATGCTTACAGCCTTTATGAAGACGATGAGATAGCTGAGAGAGCATTGTGGAAGGCCGTTGAATCAGTGAGTGCGCGTGAACTCCTAGACAAGTATTTTTTCGAGTTATCCGGGGGCCAGGCCCGTAGAGCCCTGGTCGCTAAGTCAATGATAGCTGATCCAGAGGTAATAGTGTTCGATGAACCATTAATGTGGCTCGACGACAAGGGAGTCAACGAGTTCCTGAAGCTAGCCGAGGCATTGAGGTTCATGGGTAAAACACTGGTATTCATGGAGCACAGGTTCATGCCATTACTGAGTGTAGTCGACAAGGTGTACGTGATGAGGAATGGTGTGCTCGAGGATAGAACCATTGATGTATACAGGCTTAAACACGAGACGTATCCTGAAGCAGCTACAACATATAATGTATCCGTGAATAAGGGAGACCCTGTAACAGTGTTAAAAGCCGAGAACGTGTGGTATAGGGTAAACGGCTTGAACCTGCTTAAAGGTGTTGATTTAACCGTGTCTAAAGGAGACCTCTTATACATATATGGTGAAAACGGCTCCGGGAAAACCACGTTACTGAGGATATTGGCTGGCTACCTGAAGCCTGTGAAAGGCAGGGTGTGGAAGAGCGGGGAAGCAGTATATGTCCCGCAAAACATCCACATGTTCTACACCGAGGAATCCATAACAAGGGAGATAGAGGGGATCTGTAGATCATCGAGGAGTAAAAGGGAATGCATTGAAAAAGGCTTGAGGATCACGGCGGGGCTCAACGTGGATCCGTCACAGCCAGCCTTTAATCTATCCCATGGGCAAATGGTCAAGCTAGCTGTCAGCCTAGCAGGGTTGAGGGAGGAGGTTGACATAGTACTCCTCGACGAACCCTTCTCAGGCCTCACCTATGTTGACAGGGTTAAGCTTGTGAATAGCCTCATTGGGCTTGGTAAAGCGGTGGTTATAGCTGTAAGTAGTAGTGATATACTGGGGTATCCACCGGGCTCCAAGACCTACAGGCTGGAGAACGGTGTCCTACAGAGGAGTGAAGCAAAGGGGTCCACCGTGGCATCCTATGCCAGCATAGCCGCTGGGCTACTCGGTGACGCTGTGTGA
- the galT gene encoding galactose-1-phosphate uridylyltransferase, protein MERRIQELRWDPVLGEWVMVSSIREARPWQPEGFCPFCPGAPETGYGWDALILRNRYPMLSDTPLEPGRHGFYRTAPSYGRCWVVIETPIHDLDDISDLPVEHIARVLNLVVDKYREEKQDKRLVYFLFFRNKGREIGVSLTHPHSQIYVLPFVPVRVQREIENARRYYNESKECLFCRIIGEEEKERVRIVYDSSDWIAFIPFYAHWPFEVHIYPRRHVGELTDLTSDEVTALAHALKTVLCGLNRVLGKPMPYTMVLHQNPMHTRYPFYHLHIEIYGMYRTTGKLKYAAGMETGGGNFTYDSTPEYVAELLRKAIRENKCGHT, encoded by the coding sequence GTGGAGAGAAGGATCCAGGAGCTGAGATGGGACCCTGTCCTCGGAGAGTGGGTCATGGTTTCAAGCATAAGGGAGGCGAGGCCCTGGCAACCCGAGGGCTTCTGCCCCTTCTGCCCCGGCGCGCCTGAGACAGGGTATGGATGGGATGCACTAATACTCAGGAACCGGTATCCCATGCTCAGCGATACCCCCTTAGAGCCGGGGAGGCATGGTTTCTACAGGACTGCGCCCTCGTATGGGAGGTGCTGGGTGGTTATTGAGACCCCTATCCATGATCTAGATGATATAAGTGATCTCCCAGTTGAACACATAGCCAGGGTACTCAACCTAGTTGTCGATAAGTACAGGGAGGAGAAGCAGGATAAAAGGCTCGTCTACTTCCTCTTCTTCAGGAATAAGGGGCGTGAAATAGGTGTATCCCTAACGCATCCTCATTCACAGATATACGTACTCCCCTTCGTGCCCGTCAGGGTGCAGAGAGAGATTGAGAACGCTAGGCGATATTATAATGAGAGTAAGGAGTGTCTTTTCTGCAGGATAATCGGGGAGGAGGAGAAGGAGAGAGTTAGAATAGTATATGATTCAAGTGACTGGATAGCCTTCATACCATTCTATGCTCACTGGCCCTTCGAGGTTCACATATACCCCAGGAGACATGTAGGCGAGTTAACGGATCTAACCAGTGATGAGGTGACTGCATTAGCCCACGCATTAAAGACGGTTCTATGTGGATTAAACAGGGTCCTCGGGAAGCCAATGCCCTACACAATGGTCCTCCACCAGAACCCCATGCACACCAGGTATCCATTCTACCACCTCCATATCGAAATATATGGCATGTACAGGACAACCGGGAAGCTAAAGTATGCCGCTGGCATGGAGACTGGTGGAGGAAACTTTACCTACGACTCCACCCCGGAGTATGTTGCAGAATTATTGAGGAAGGCTATTAGGGAGAATAAGTGTGGACACACATAG
- a CDS encoding potassium channel family protein: MVSSGNLTPEQHRRLHDKFTRVRYRPVSVASILKTIWSLSDISLDLAFYAYFSRDTEAAERVLDINRVIDDNLAQFIMHTALAYGRTREGAEASLLAFYYGSAIDTIVDSVKDIVYTLLVGYAPSLSYDEIALLMDGEIVAKLVLEKPVKVIELTDVYPVDVLLSVHAGKSMLAPSPETILPAKSTIYVRGYRENVIRMLNDHGATLQEKRLSGELEQVLKSIVELKDYTRLMIDLAHYTLLEPEPGVIGEVEDLEVYIDWRQLDALNKLKEAAGMINPDTFIGLSILFKELEDIADASNTISHIPSLLEELPEEYSEVLAKIFETIGEKIRTVTVSRETSLDRVTVWLRKYGGTVLAVKTGDTWIAYPLARNPVLKPGDRLVIAYPAEFTEEVGQLLKNHI, from the coding sequence ATGGTGTCCAGTGGGAATCTAACGCCTGAGCAACATAGGAGGCTCCACGATAAATTCACAAGAGTGAGATACAGGCCTGTATCCGTTGCAAGCATATTGAAGACTATTTGGAGCCTTAGCGATATAAGTTTAGACCTAGCATTCTACGCGTACTTCTCAAGGGACACTGAGGCAGCTGAGAGAGTCCTAGATATAAACAGGGTGATAGACGATAACCTAGCCCAGTTCATAATGCATACAGCCCTGGCATACGGTAGAACCAGGGAGGGAGCCGAGGCAAGCCTACTAGCCTTCTACTATGGCTCAGCAATAGACACGATAGTGGACAGCGTCAAGGACATAGTTTACACACTGCTAGTCGGGTACGCGCCGAGCCTGAGCTATGATGAGATAGCATTACTCATGGATGGAGAGATAGTTGCCAAACTAGTGCTCGAGAAACCAGTTAAAGTCATAGAGCTCACCGACGTATACCCAGTCGACGTGCTGCTTAGTGTCCATGCTGGGAAATCGATGCTCGCCCCCTCGCCTGAGACTATTCTACCAGCAAAATCCACGATATATGTGAGGGGTTACAGGGAGAACGTTATCAGGATGCTCAACGACCACGGTGCAACACTACAGGAGAAACGGTTATCCGGGGAGCTCGAGCAGGTTTTAAAGAGCATAGTGGAGCTCAAGGACTACACGAGGCTCATGATAGACCTAGCCCACTACACGCTACTGGAGCCCGAGCCAGGCGTGATAGGGGAGGTGGAGGATCTCGAAGTCTACATAGATTGGAGGCAGCTGGATGCATTAAACAAGCTCAAGGAGGCGGCAGGTATGATAAACCCTGATACATTCATAGGGCTCTCAATCCTCTTCAAGGAGCTCGAGGACATAGCTGATGCATCCAACACTATAAGTCACATACCGAGCCTCCTCGAGGAGCTACCCGAGGAGTACAGCGAGGTCCTCGCCAAGATATTTGAGACAATAGGGGAGAAGATAAGGACAGTCACGGTGTCAAGAGAGACAAGCCTAGACAGGGTGACAGTATGGCTGAGGAAATACGGGGGCACAGTCCTAGCTGTTAAAACAGGGGATACATGGATAGCATACCCATTAGCGAGAAACCCCGTACTTAAACCCGGAGACAGACTAGTGATAGCATACCCAGCCGAGTTCACGGAGGAGGTGGGGCAACTACTAAAGAACCATATATAA
- a CDS encoding archaellin/type IV pilin N-terminal domain-containing protein, whose protein sequence is MKKAISPVIATVIIVAVTIAIAIAVALWMTGLVGSFTGTENLQIVSAYATKNNDGWTIYLQVKNVGTVDVTIDNIFINGVPVSGLTGYVQSITVNGEVQDMSNINIPIGTGKTVNMEIAVKGYVAGQMLEIKLHSAAGKEYPKQITLP, encoded by the coding sequence ATGAAGAAGGCAATTTCACCAGTTATAGCCACAGTAATAATAGTAGCTGTAACAATAGCAATTGCAATCGCAGTAGCATTATGGATGACGGGCCTAGTGGGCTCATTCACGGGCACAGAGAACCTCCAAATAGTCTCAGCATACGCTACGAAAAATAATGACGGCTGGACCATATATCTTCAAGTAAAGAATGTTGGAACAGTAGACGTAACAATAGACAACATATTCATAAACGGGGTACCAGTATCGGGTCTCACCGGCTATGTACAAAGCATCACCGTCAATGGTGAAGTCCAAGACATGAGTAATATAAATATACCTATTGGAACGGGTAAAACAGTTAACATGGAAATTGCTGTCAAAGGCTATGTTGCCGGCCAAATGCTCGAGATAAAGCTACACAGTGCAGCTGGCAAGGAGTACCCGAAGCAGATAACGTTACCATAG
- a CDS encoding pyridoxal-phosphate dependent enzyme, producing the protein MWAKLEWYHPFSLSIKDRVVWYMLHRFLERGVKPAKLYEASSTNTGMALVGLGNYHGVKTRIYLPATAQRCVDYVFKAMGAEVVREGTPITISMLSRVLVEASRDNAVILNQFENDYNFLVHLRYTAKEIDYQLMSKGVKPSVIVAGLGTSGHLSALSFYFKNKYESVETIGVQPAQGSSIPGIRRVETGVKWLHMVEVDRVVDVRLEEALTGILHVARIDGILPGFSSGGGGSCICLDEAVGGGFAEGRRRRCLPGPRAEVC; encoded by the coding sequence GTGTGGGCTAAGCTAGAGTGGTACCATCCCTTCAGCCTAAGCATAAAGGATAGGGTTGTATGGTACATGCTTCATAGGTTCCTCGAGAGAGGAGTTAAGCCTGCTAAGCTGTACGAGGCGTCTTCAACTAACACTGGTATGGCACTTGTTGGTCTCGGGAACTATCACGGGGTGAAGACAAGGATATATCTCCCAGCCACAGCCCAGAGATGCGTTGACTACGTGTTCAAAGCAATGGGTGCTGAGGTCGTGAGGGAGGGAACACCTATAACGATAAGCATGCTCAGCAGGGTCCTTGTGGAGGCATCTAGGGATAATGCTGTTATATTAAACCAGTTCGAGAACGACTACAACTTCCTCGTCCATTTAAGATATACAGCCAAGGAGATCGACTACCAGTTGATGAGCAAGGGGGTTAAGCCAAGTGTTATCGTAGCTGGGCTCGGGACAAGCGGACATCTCTCAGCACTCTCATTCTACTTTAAGAATAAGTACGAGAGTGTGGAGACTATAGGGGTCCAGCCAGCACAGGGCTCAAGTATCCCAGGCATCAGGAGGGTGGAGACGGGTGTTAAATGGCTCCACATGGTTGAAGTAGACAGAGTTGTCGACGTAAGGCTCGAGGAGGCCTTAACAGGGATACTTCACGTGGCGAGGATTGACGGGATACTGCCTGGCTTCAGCTCGGGGGGGGGGGGCAGCTGTATATGCCTTGATGAAGCTGTTGGAGGAGGGTTCGCTGAGGGGAGACGTCGTCGTTGTCTTCCCGGACCACGGGCTGAAGTATGTTGA
- a CDS encoding NAD-dependent epimerase/dehydratase family protein, translated as MRYVVTGGAGFIGSHLVDYLVYRLKADEVVVIDNLSSGSPRNIEMHIDAGVVRLIKADLSKRGEWEKGLKGADIVFHYAANPEVRISSVEPGIHFENNVVATFNVLEAMRLGDVDKLVFASSSTVYGEPSVIPTPEDYHPLKPISIYGASKLASEVLIQVYSELYGFKALILRYANIIGARSDHGVIVDFINKLRTNPSRLEILGDGTQRKSYLHVSDAVEATMHLAVNKLNSMHGVDVYNVGNHDWVTVTEIADIIVEEMGLGRVDYVFKKTTPDGRGWPGDVKLMLLDIRKLESTGWKPRLSSRDAVRRTVRELLGKT; from the coding sequence ATGAGATATGTTGTCACAGGAGGAGCGGGCTTCATAGGTAGCCACTTAGTCGACTACCTTGTCTACAGGCTTAAAGCTGATGAGGTAGTGGTAATCGACAACTTGTCCTCAGGTTCACCCAGGAACATAGAGATGCATATTGATGCAGGGGTAGTGAGACTCATTAAGGCGGATCTATCTAAGCGCGGAGAATGGGAGAAGGGCCTTAAAGGAGCCGATATAGTTTTCCACTATGCCGCCAACCCTGAGGTCAGGATATCGAGTGTGGAGCCAGGCATACACTTCGAGAATAACGTGGTCGCGACATTCAATGTACTGGAGGCAATGAGGCTCGGCGACGTAGATAAGCTAGTCTTTGCCAGTAGCTCAACGGTTTACGGTGAGCCCTCGGTTATACCTACCCCCGAGGACTATCATCCGTTGAAGCCTATTTCCATATATGGTGCATCAAAACTGGCATCCGAGGTACTTATACAGGTGTATAGTGAGCTATACGGGTTTAAAGCACTGATACTACGCTACGCAAACATAATTGGGGCGAGAAGCGATCACGGAGTCATAGTTGACTTCATAAACAAGCTGAGGACAAATCCCTCCAGGCTGGAGATACTTGGTGATGGGACCCAGAGGAAGAGTTATCTCCATGTAAGCGATGCTGTTGAGGCCACAATGCATCTTGCTGTGAATAAGCTTAATAGCATGCATGGAGTAGATGTTTACAACGTGGGCAACCATGACTGGGTGACTGTGACCGAGATAGCAGATATAATAGTGGAGGAAATGGGTCTCGGGAGAGTTGACTACGTGTTCAAGAAGACCACTCCGGATGGTAGAGGATGGCCCGGAGACGTTAAATTAATGCTCCTCGACATAAGGAAGCTGGAGTCAACAGGGTGGAAGCCCAGGCTCTCTTCAAGGGACGCTGTTAGAAGAACCGTGAGAGAACTCCTCGGCAAGACCTAA
- a CDS encoding ABC transporter ATP-binding protein, whose translation MRDYSIVAEGLVKRYVTRQRKGLFKSTPQVIEALRGVSFKVRRGEVVGLLGLNGAGKTTTVKILATLLIPDEGDAWINGFHVVKDVDDVRRGIGVVFSVEKGFYAKLTGRENLRYFAALYGLSSSEAEKRVEELLRLLELDKLGASDRLFEEYSLGMKARLGLARALLRDPPVLILDEPTLGLDPPSARKIRSLVREMAGNGKTILYTTHNMFEAELVCDKILLIDKGRIIAEGTPGKLKEKVAGKRTIVAHVRGDKMIVSRTIEGLEVEKVSVEESEEGLTVRLLTRSPEEVAGILLRELVARGVEVYTLRIEEPTLEDVFIYFTSGVGHEGTT comes from the coding sequence TTGCGTGACTACAGTATAGTTGCTGAAGGACTTGTCAAGAGATATGTGACGAGACAGAGGAAGGGACTCTTCAAGTCCACTCCCCAGGTTATTGAGGCGCTTAGAGGAGTGAGCTTTAAGGTGAGGAGGGGGGAGGTTGTCGGACTCCTGGGTCTTAATGGCGCTGGTAAGACGACTACTGTGAAGATACTTGCAACACTCCTCATACCTGATGAAGGGGATGCATGGATTAACGGATTCCACGTGGTCAAGGATGTTGATGATGTGAGGAGGGGTATAGGTGTAGTGTTTAGTGTGGAGAAGGGATTCTATGCTAAGTTGACTGGGAGGGAGAACCTGAGGTACTTTGCCGCGCTATACGGGCTCTCCAGTTCCGAGGCTGAGAAGCGTGTCGAGGAGTTGCTGAGGCTCCTCGAGCTGGATAAGCTCGGAGCATCTGATAGGCTCTTCGAGGAGTACAGTCTCGGGATGAAGGCTAGGCTTGGATTGGCGAGGGCCCTGTTAAGGGATCCACCGGTGCTTATACTCGACGAGCCAACTCTTGGATTAGATCCTCCATCAGCCAGGAAGATAAGGAGCCTAGTTAGGGAGATGGCTGGTAACGGTAAGACAATACTCTACACAACCCACAACATGTTCGAGGCCGAGCTGGTCTGTGACAAAATACTTTTGATAGATAAAGGCAGGATCATTGCTGAGGGGACACCGGGGAAGCTCAAGGAGAAAGTGGCTGGGAAGAGAACTATTGTAGCCCATGTCAGAGGAGACAAGATGATTGTCTCGAGGACGATTGAGGGACTAGAGGTTGAGAAGGTTTCCGTTGAGGAGAGTGAGGAGGGGCTCACGGTGAGGCTCCTCACAAGATCGCCTGAGGAGGTTGCAGGTATATTATTAAGGGAGCTGGTTGCGAGAGGTGTGGAAGTATACACCTTGAGGATCGAGGAGCCAACTCTTGAAGACGTCTTCATATACTTTACAAGTGGTGTGGGGCATGAGGGAACTACTTGA
- a CDS encoding galactokinase: MIDKIGIAFKEFYGEKPSIMVSAPGRLDFLNTHQDYKGLPVSAIGVNLRTYIALAPSNNGVMAYSENLNAVDEFHPEEITLRGGKWFGDYIRAVFKVFTEEGYRIKGFKAYIASNIPVASGLASSAALEVAVAWGISELNGLGLSRKDIAEYAFKAESKVMGIPCGRLDQYGSAFGGVTLIHTRPPYNVEELGFREGVWLVVDSGIRHSTADIHPRVQGEIDRALNELMSIVPPGLKSKLGYRYWEPRWEELTLDELTPYLDNVNRTGARKIEFTIRMHSSTMLAVKALKGFKPTVGEVVEVLGSELAEPEKVRSILSSNTWRLELIGLVMNHQHYLLSKLYDVSLPEIDRIVEEMNKLGALGAKLSGAGLGGSVIALCRDRDTAGKALKGVLDCCAPRGWIVEIDEGVKTHGDR, translated from the coding sequence ATGATTGATAAAATAGGTATAGCATTCAAGGAGTTCTACGGTGAGAAGCCATCAATAATGGTCTCAGCACCTGGTAGACTGGACTTCCTGAATACCCACCAGGATTATAAGGGCTTACCGGTCTCAGCTATAGGAGTAAACCTTAGGACATATATTGCATTAGCGCCCAGCAATAATGGAGTCATGGCTTACTCCGAGAACCTTAACGCGGTGGATGAGTTCCACCCAGAAGAGATAACACTGAGGGGTGGTAAATGGTTCGGCGACTATATTAGGGCGGTATTCAAGGTCTTCACTGAGGAAGGATACAGGATCAAGGGGTTCAAGGCATATATTGCAAGCAATATACCCGTCGCCTCAGGGCTGGCGAGCAGTGCAGCCCTGGAAGTAGCTGTCGCCTGGGGTATAAGCGAGCTCAACGGGCTTGGGCTTAGTAGGAAGGATATAGCTGAGTATGCCTTCAAAGCCGAGAGCAAGGTCATGGGTATACCCTGCGGGAGACTAGACCAGTATGGTTCAGCCTTCGGCGGTGTAACGTTGATACATACAAGGCCCCCGTACAATGTTGAGGAACTCGGGTTCAGAGAGGGGGTTTGGCTCGTAGTGGACTCCGGGATCAGGCACTCGACAGCCGATATCCATCCACGTGTACAGGGTGAGATAGATAGGGCATTAAACGAGTTAATGAGTATTGTTCCCCCGGGCTTGAAGAGCAAGCTGGGGTATAGGTACTGGGAGCCGAGGTGGGAGGAGCTCACACTAGACGAGCTCACCCCATACCTTGATAACGTGAATAGGACTGGGGCTAGGAAGATAGAGTTCACGATTAGAATGCATTCATCCACGATGCTAGCGGTTAAGGCGTTAAAGGGGTTTAAGCCCACGGTTGGTGAGGTTGTAGAGGTCCTCGGTAGTGAATTAGCGGAGCCTGAAAAGGTGAGGTCTATTCTCTCCAGTAATACATGGAGACTGGAGCTAATAGGCTTAGTAATGAATCATCAGCATTACTTACTTAGCAAGCTATATGATGTAAGCCTCCCAGAGATAGATAGGATAGTTGAGGAAATGAATAAGCTTGGAGCACTGGGGGCCAAGCTCTCGGGAGCGGGGCTAGGCGGCTCCGTTATAGCTTTATGCAGGGATAGGGATACTGCTGGGAAAGCACTTAAAGGAGTCCTGGATTGCTGCGCACCCCGTGGATGGATAGTTGAGATAGATGAGGGAGTTAAAACGCATGGAGACAGGTGA